A single genomic interval of Cupriavidus necator harbors:
- a CDS encoding lysylphosphatidylglycerol synthase domain-containing protein produces the protein MKRIAYLTGLIGLLALTALVIHQGASDIAAIVAQGGWLLLLLVPLHALPLLLDAQGWRVLLTSADPEEKAGLGFLWWVATVREAVNRLLPTVGVGGELVGIRLTRLRIRDTTAVTASIVVEVMLTLFSQYLFSAMGVLLLVAALQDSGGAWIILAGLLLSLPVPVLFALSLRHTAIFEKLEGAARKLFGEDHRIVALIDGARLDAHIRALNRRRRELLAALGWQLAGLVSGTLEIWLALMLLGHPVPVWQALAIESLTQAARHVAFFVPAGLGVQEAVVMLLGQVLGMDAQVSLALALVKRAREILFGVPALLSWQWVELRHWRRSRHTGHASP, from the coding sequence ATGAAACGCATTGCTTACCTGACCGGCCTGATCGGGCTGCTGGCGCTCACCGCACTGGTGATCCACCAAGGCGCCAGCGACATCGCCGCCATCGTGGCGCAGGGCGGCTGGCTGCTGCTGTTGCTGGTGCCCCTGCATGCACTGCCGCTGCTGCTCGATGCGCAAGGCTGGCGCGTCCTGCTGACCTCGGCCGACCCCGAGGAGAAGGCGGGGCTCGGTTTCCTGTGGTGGGTCGCCACGGTGCGCGAAGCGGTCAACCGCCTGCTGCCGACGGTGGGGGTCGGCGGTGAACTGGTCGGCATCCGCCTGACGCGGCTGCGCATCCGCGACACCACCGCCGTCACCGCCAGCATCGTGGTTGAAGTGATGCTGACACTGTTCTCGCAGTACCTGTTCTCGGCCATGGGGGTGCTGCTGCTGGTGGCCGCGCTGCAGGACAGCGGCGGGGCCTGGATCATCCTGGCCGGGCTGCTGCTGTCATTGCCGGTGCCGGTGCTGTTCGCGCTGTCGCTGCGGCACACCGCGATCTTCGAGAAACTGGAAGGCGCGGCGCGCAAGCTGTTTGGCGAAGATCACCGCATCGTCGCCTTGATCGACGGTGCGCGGCTCGATGCCCATATCCGCGCGCTCAACCGGCGCCGGCGCGAGCTGCTGGCGGCACTGGGCTGGCAACTGGCAGGGCTGGTCAGCGGCACGCTGGAGATCTGGCTGGCGCTGATGCTGCTGGGCCATCCGGTGCCGGTCTGGCAGGCGCTGGCGATCGAATCGCTGACCCAGGCCGCGCGCCACGTGGCCTTCTTCGTGCCGGCCGGGCTGGGCGTGCAGGAAGCGGTGGTGATGCTGCTGGGGCAGGTGCTGGGGATGGATGCGCAGGTCTCGCTGGCGCTGGCGCTGGTCAAGCGCGCGCGCGAGATCCTGTTCGGCGTGCCCGCGCTGCTGTCATGGCAATGGGTGGAGCTGCGCCACTGGCGGCGCAGCCGGCACACGGGCCACGCCTCGCCCTGA
- a CDS encoding MMPL family transporter → MLTSLLTRIVRLATAWPWRVIILAALLTAVSGVYVARNFAINTDIGRLLESDAPWAVRDAAIGDAFPQRNQLILAVVQAPATELADAAADALAEALRRQPARFTAVSQPGGGAFFARNGLLFASTDEVRQLTQQLMQARPLVNALAHDPTLRGLSDLLATTLALPLQMGQVKLGDMARLLGSSARTLDQVLAGKPVALSWAGLLDDSLKPGPDGQVYSYIALSPVLDYSDLQAGAAASRAIRQAAAELQLAQRYQATVRLTGPQALADDEFASVSDGAVLNGVLTVLVVVLILWLALRSARLIVAVLASLFAGLLITAALGLAMVGALNMISVAFAVLFVGLGVDFGIQFGVRYRAERHDRDHIVEALGLAARAVGAPLALAAAATAAAFFCFLPTDYRGVAELGLIAGVGMMVAFATTFTLLPALICVLKPGGEPEAPGFAWLAPADRFFDRYRKPVLLVTLLAILAGAPLLPHLRFDFDPLHLKDPRSESMATLLALKDAPQAGTDDVSVLAPSLPAARDLAGKLAALPEVARAVTLQTFIPADQPPKLQAIGQASAALMPALTQPTATPATDSARVSALRNAARQLAIAADEHPGPGAAEAAHLSATLKQLAAADAATRDRAERAIAVPLQLALARLKLALGPQPVSEQTLPPELVRDWITPDGRALVNVSPKLPPPASAQREAALDRFITAVQRVEPTATGGPIAIRGSADTIMAAFAQAGIWAVVSITILLWITLRRFGDVLRTLIPLLVSAIVTLELCVLFGIALNFANVIALPLLLGVGVAFKIYYVIAWRHGKTQLLQSSLTHAVLYSAATTATAFGSLWLSQHPGTASMGKLLALALACTLVGAVFFQPILMGRPREGAHHKHDKAARS, encoded by the coding sequence ATGCTGACTTCGCTGCTGACACGCATTGTCCGGCTTGCCACTGCCTGGCCGTGGCGCGTCATCATCCTGGCGGCATTGCTGACCGCCGTCAGCGGCGTCTACGTGGCCCGCAACTTTGCGATCAACACCGACATCGGCCGCCTGCTGGAATCCGACGCCCCCTGGGCGGTGCGCGATGCCGCCATCGGCGACGCCTTTCCCCAGCGCAACCAGTTGATCCTGGCGGTGGTGCAGGCGCCCGCGACCGAGCTGGCCGATGCCGCCGCCGACGCGCTGGCCGAGGCGCTGCGCCGCCAGCCGGCACGCTTCACCGCGGTCAGCCAGCCCGGCGGCGGTGCGTTCTTCGCGCGCAACGGATTGCTGTTCGCCAGCACCGATGAAGTGCGCCAGCTCACGCAACAGCTGATGCAGGCGCGCCCGCTCGTCAACGCGCTCGCGCATGACCCGACCCTGCGCGGCCTGTCCGATCTCCTCGCCACCACGCTGGCGCTGCCGCTGCAGATGGGGCAGGTAAAGCTGGGCGACATGGCCAGGCTGCTGGGCAGCAGTGCACGGACACTAGACCAGGTGCTGGCCGGCAAGCCCGTCGCGCTGTCCTGGGCAGGGCTGCTCGACGACAGCCTCAAGCCCGGGCCCGATGGCCAGGTCTACAGCTACATCGCGCTCAGCCCCGTGCTGGACTACAGCGACCTGCAGGCCGGGGCCGCCGCCTCGCGCGCGATCCGGCAGGCGGCGGCCGAGCTGCAGCTGGCGCAGCGCTACCAGGCCACGGTGCGGCTGACCGGCCCGCAGGCGCTGGCCGACGATGAATTCGCCTCGGTCAGCGACGGCGCCGTGCTCAACGGCGTGCTGACGGTGCTGGTGGTGGTGCTGATCCTGTGGCTGGCCTTGCGCTCGGCGCGGCTGATCGTTGCGGTGCTGGCCAGCCTGTTTGCCGGGCTGCTCATCACCGCCGCGCTGGGGCTGGCCATGGTTGGCGCGCTGAACATGATCTCGGTGGCGTTCGCGGTGCTGTTCGTCGGGCTGGGGGTGGACTTCGGCATCCAGTTCGGCGTGCGCTACCGCGCCGAGCGCCATGACCGCGACCATATCGTCGAAGCGCTGGGGCTGGCCGCGCGCGCGGTGGGCGCTCCGCTGGCGCTGGCGGCCGCGGCCACGGCGGCGGCGTTCTTCTGCTTCCTGCCCACCGACTACCGCGGCGTGGCCGAGCTGGGGCTGATCGCCGGCGTGGGCATGATGGTGGCATTCGCCACCACCTTCACGCTGCTGCCGGCGCTGATCTGCGTGCTCAAGCCCGGCGGCGAGCCCGAGGCGCCGGGCTTCGCGTGGCTGGCGCCCGCGGACCGGTTCTTCGACCGCTATCGCAAGCCGGTGCTGCTGGTCACCCTGCTCGCGATCCTGGCAGGCGCGCCGCTGCTGCCGCACCTGCGCTTTGACTTCGACCCGCTGCACCTGAAGGACCCCAGGTCCGAATCGATGGCCACGCTGCTGGCGCTCAAGGACGCGCCGCAGGCCGGCACCGACGATGTCAGCGTGCTGGCGCCTTCGCTGCCGGCCGCGCGCGATCTGGCCGGCAAGCTGGCGGCGCTGCCCGAGGTGGCGCGCGCGGTCACGCTGCAGACTTTCATCCCCGCAGACCAGCCGCCCAAGCTGCAGGCCATCGGCCAGGCCTCGGCCGCGCTGATGCCGGCGCTGACGCAGCCCACCGCCACGCCCGCCACCGACAGCGCGCGCGTCAGTGCGCTGCGCAATGCCGCGCGGCAGCTGGCCATCGCCGCCGACGAGCATCCCGGTCCGGGCGCGGCCGAAGCCGCGCACCTGTCCGCCACGCTGAAGCAGCTGGCGGCCGCCGACGCCGCCACGCGCGACCGCGCCGAGCGCGCCATCGCCGTGCCGCTGCAGCTGGCGCTGGCACGGCTGAAGCTGGCGCTGGGCCCGCAACCCGTCAGCGAGCAGACGCTGCCGCCCGAACTGGTGCGCGACTGGATCACGCCGGACGGGCGCGCGCTGGTCAACGTCAGCCCGAAGCTGCCGCCGCCCGCCAGCGCACAGCGCGAGGCCGCGCTGGACCGCTTCATCACCGCGGTGCAGCGCGTGGAGCCGACCGCCACCGGCGGGCCGATCGCGATCCGCGGCTCGGCCGATACCATCATGGCCGCCTTTGCGCAGGCCGGCATCTGGGCGGTGGTGTCAATCACCATCCTGCTATGGATCACGCTGCGCCGCTTCGGCGATGTGCTGCGCACGCTGATACCGCTGCTGGTTTCGGCCATCGTCACGCTGGAATTGTGCGTGCTGTTCGGCATTGCGCTGAACTTTGCCAACGTGATCGCGCTGCCGCTGCTGCTGGGCGTGGGCGTCGCGTTCAAGATCTACTACGTGATTGCCTGGCGGCACGGCAAGACCCAGCTGCTGCAGTCCAGCCTGACGCACGCCGTGCTGTACAGCGCGGCCACCACCGCCACCGCTTTCGGCAGCCTGTGGCTGTCGCAGCATCCCGGCACCGCCAGCATGGGCAAGCTGCTGGCGCTGGCACTGGCGTGCACGCTGGTCGGCGCGGTGTTCTTCCAGCCGATCCTGATGGGCCGCCCGCGCGAAGGCGCCCATCACAAACATGACAAGGCCGCCCGGTCATAA
- a CDS encoding VacJ family lipoprotein yields MPLRQRATSVATTAIAAALLAGCATGPQASPDDPLEPMNRAVFTVNDKLDQYVAVPVAKGYKAVTPEPVRTAVTNFYSNIADIGNFANNLLQGKGVEAAESFMRVAINSVLGIGGLIDIATPAGLQKHSQDFGLTLGTWGVPSGPYLVLPLFGPSSFRDGVGLYVNFQFDPTTYAEPAVRNSLFGMNVVDVRTNLLGATDLLKLAALDKYAFVRDAYLQRRRYLLGENTSLPDYDEDDDGGTAAAPAAEAPAGTPAPAQPQAPR; encoded by the coding sequence ATGCCTTTACGCCAGCGCGCTACATCCGTTGCCACCACCGCCATTGCCGCCGCCCTGCTCGCCGGCTGCGCCACCGGCCCGCAAGCCAGTCCCGACGATCCGCTCGAGCCGATGAACCGCGCGGTCTTCACCGTCAACGACAAGCTCGACCAGTACGTGGCCGTGCCGGTGGCCAAGGGCTACAAGGCGGTCACGCCGGAGCCGGTGCGCACCGCGGTCACCAATTTCTATTCGAACATCGCGGACATCGGCAACTTTGCCAACAACCTGCTGCAGGGCAAGGGCGTTGAGGCAGCGGAGAGCTTCATGCGGGTCGCGATCAATTCCGTGCTGGGTATCGGCGGACTGATCGACATCGCCACGCCCGCCGGGCTGCAGAAGCATTCGCAGGATTTCGGCCTGACGCTGGGCACGTGGGGCGTGCCGTCGGGACCCTACCTGGTGCTGCCGCTGTTCGGCCCCAGCTCATTCCGCGACGGCGTGGGCCTGTATGTGAATTTCCAGTTCGACCCGACCACCTATGCCGAGCCGGCGGTGCGCAATTCGCTGTTCGGGATGAACGTGGTGGACGTGCGCACCAACCTGCTGGGCGCCACCGACCTGCTGAAGCTGGCGGCGCTGGACAAGTACGCCTTTGTGCGCGATGCCTACCTGCAGCGGCGCCGCTACCTGCTGGGAGAGAACACGTCGCTGCCGGACTACGACGAAGACGACGACGGCGGCACGGCCGCAGCACCCGCCGCGGAGGCGCCGGCGGGCACGCCTGCGCCCGCGCAGCCGCAGGCGCCGCGCTGA
- a CDS encoding phospholipid-binding protein MlaC, whose protein sequence is MTIHGLLPLAPLAAVAMVSVAHAQAVQPGDLRASPERLVQAAVEGVIGTIQSNPDTRAGDLAKITAVVQKQFLPYTDFQRTTRLALGSAWRTATPEQQQQLHEQFQMLLVRSYAVSLAQLREQSVKFRYQPVKSGSGATDVVVQTRVINNADEMQIDYRLQRTANGWKIYDINMMGAWLIEVYRKQFADIVARSGVDGLVKYLTTHNARQASDA, encoded by the coding sequence ATGACGATTCACGGTTTGCTTCCCCTGGCGCCGCTTGCGGCGGTGGCCATGGTTTCCGTAGCGCACGCCCAGGCAGTCCAGCCCGGCGACCTGCGCGCCAGCCCCGAGCGGCTGGTGCAGGCCGCGGTGGAGGGCGTGATCGGCACCATCCAGTCCAATCCCGACACCCGCGCCGGCGACCTCGCCAAGATTACCGCGGTGGTGCAGAAGCAGTTCCTGCCCTACACGGATTTCCAGCGCACCACGCGGCTGGCGCTGGGCAGTGCCTGGCGCACGGCCACGCCGGAGCAGCAGCAACAGCTCCATGAGCAGTTCCAGATGCTGCTCGTGCGCAGCTATGCGGTGTCGCTGGCGCAACTGCGCGAGCAGAGCGTCAAGTTCCGCTACCAGCCGGTCAAGTCCGGCAGCGGCGCCACCGATGTGGTGGTGCAGACGCGTGTGATCAACAATGCCGACGAGATGCAGATCGATTACCGGCTGCAGCGCACAGCCAACGGCTGGAAGATCTATGACATCAATATGATGGGGGCGTGGCTGATCGAGGTGTATCGCAAGCAGTTTGCGGACATCGTCGCGCGCAGCGGGGTCGACGGGCTGGTGAAGTACCTGACCACCCATAACGCGCGCCAGGCGTCTGACGCCTGA
- the hpnK gene encoding hopanoid biosynthesis-associated protein HpnK — translation MIVTADDFGLHPAVNEAVELAHRDGVLNAASLMVGAPAVADAVERARRLPSLRVGLHVVLADGPATLPRARIPDLVDAEARFGSAMALDGCRFFFLPRVRRQLAAEIRAQFEAFAATGLPLDHVNTHKHFHLHPTVLSLILSIGRDYGLRAMRLPREQGAPLPLRPWLALLRRRLDRAGIAHNDYVVGIARSGQMDEAALLQALAQLPAGVGEIYLHPAVISGEAITASMRGYRHADELAALLSPRVRAALERAANRRGGFADVLVP, via the coding sequence CTGATCGTCACCGCCGACGACTTCGGCCTGCACCCCGCCGTCAATGAGGCGGTGGAGCTGGCCCACCGCGACGGCGTGCTCAATGCCGCCAGCCTGATGGTGGGCGCGCCCGCCGTGGCGGATGCGGTCGAGCGCGCGCGCCGGCTGCCGTCGTTGCGCGTGGGGCTGCACGTGGTGCTGGCCGACGGCCCGGCCACGCTGCCGCGCGCGCGGATCCCCGACCTGGTCGACGCCGAAGCCCGCTTCGGCTCGGCCATGGCCCTGGACGGCTGCCGCTTCTTCTTCCTGCCGCGCGTGCGCCGCCAGCTGGCGGCGGAGATCCGCGCGCAGTTCGAAGCCTTTGCCGCCACCGGCCTGCCGCTTGACCACGTCAACACGCACAAGCATTTCCACCTGCACCCCACGGTGCTGTCGCTGATCCTGTCGATCGGGCGCGACTACGGCCTGCGCGCGATGCGCCTGCCGCGCGAGCAGGGCGCGCCGTTGCCGCTGCGCCCCTGGCTGGCGCTGCTGCGCCGGCGCCTGGACCGCGCCGGCATCGCGCACAATGACTACGTGGTCGGCATCGCGCGCAGCGGGCAGATGGACGAGGCAGCCCTGCTGCAGGCGCTGGCGCAGTTGCCCGCGGGCGTGGGCGAGATCTACCTGCATCCGGCCGTGATCTCTGGCGAGGCCATTACCGCATCGATGCGCGGCTACCGCCACGCCGACGAGCTGGCCGCGCTGCTGTCGCCGCGCGTGCGCGCCGCGCTGGAGCGCGCGGCCAACCGGCGCGGCGGCTTTGCCGACGTGCTGGTGCCCTGA
- the hpnJ gene encoding hopanoid biosynthesis associated radical SAM protein HpnJ, whose protein sequence is MKKTLFLQAPSFDGFDGGAGSRYQAKREIKSFWYPTWLAQPAALVPGSRVLDAPADGLTVQQTLDIAADYELVIIHTSTPSFPTDAKFAEELKQRKPDVMIGMVGAKPAVDPGGTLGASEAIDFVCREEFDYTCQDVAAGKPLQDILGLSYRLPDGSLEHNGQRPMIENMDELPFVAPVYQRDLKIDNYFIGYLKHPYVSIYTGRGCRSRCTFCLWPQTVGGHRYRTRSAESVIAEVKWIKENMPEVKEIMFDDDTFTDFKPRVEEIARGLGQLGVTWSCNAKANVPYSTLKIMKENGLRLLLVGYESGDDQILLNIKKGLRTDIARRFTEDCRKLGIQIHGTFILGLPGETRETIEKTIEYAKEINPHTIQVSLAAPYPGTTLYRQAVENGWLEENKVINLVNDQGVQLAAISYPHLSREDIYHGVETFYKRFYFRPGKIWEIVREMLGSWDMMKRRLREGVEFFRFLRSHEA, encoded by the coding sequence ATGAAAAAAACCCTGTTCCTCCAGGCCCCTTCCTTCGACGGCTTCGACGGCGGCGCGGGCTCGCGCTACCAGGCCAAGCGCGAGATCAAGTCGTTCTGGTACCCGACCTGGCTGGCGCAGCCCGCCGCACTGGTGCCGGGCAGCCGCGTGCTCGACGCACCGGCCGACGGCCTGACCGTGCAGCAGACGCTGGATATCGCCGCGGACTATGAACTGGTCATCATCCACACCAGCACGCCCTCGTTCCCCACCGACGCCAAGTTCGCCGAGGAACTGAAGCAGCGCAAGCCGGACGTGATGATCGGCATGGTCGGCGCCAAGCCCGCAGTCGATCCGGGCGGCACGCTGGGTGCCAGCGAGGCCATCGACTTCGTCTGCCGCGAGGAGTTCGACTACACCTGCCAGGACGTGGCCGCGGGCAAGCCGCTCCAGGACATCCTGGGCCTGTCCTATCGCTTGCCGGACGGCTCGCTCGAACACAACGGGCAGCGCCCGATGATCGAGAACATGGACGAGCTGCCCTTCGTGGCGCCGGTCTACCAGCGCGACCTGAAGATCGACAACTACTTCATCGGCTACCTGAAGCACCCCTATGTGTCGATCTACACCGGCCGCGGCTGCCGTTCGCGCTGCACCTTCTGCCTGTGGCCGCAGACCGTGGGCGGGCACCGCTACCGCACGCGCTCGGCCGAGAGCGTGATCGCCGAGGTCAAATGGATCAAGGAGAACATGCCCGAGGTCAAGGAGATCATGTTCGACGACGACACCTTCACCGACTTCAAGCCGCGCGTGGAAGAGATCGCGCGCGGGCTGGGCCAGCTGGGGGTCACGTGGTCCTGCAATGCCAAGGCCAACGTGCCGTACAGCACGCTCAAGATCATGAAGGAGAACGGCCTGCGCCTGCTGCTGGTGGGCTATGAGTCCGGCGACGACCAGATCCTGCTGAACATCAAGAAGGGCCTGCGCACGGACATCGCGCGCCGCTTCACCGAGGACTGCCGCAAGCTGGGCATCCAGATCCACGGCACCTTTATCCTGGGCCTGCCGGGCGAGACGCGCGAGACCATCGAGAAGACCATCGAGTACGCCAAGGAAATCAACCCGCACACCATCCAGGTGTCGCTGGCCGCGCCCTACCCCGGGACCACGCTGTACCGGCAGGCGGTGGAGAACGGCTGGCTCGAGGAAAACAAGGTCATCAACCTGGTCAACGACCAGGGCGTGCAGCTGGCCGCGATCAGCTATCCGCACCTGTCCAGGGAAGACATCTACCACGGCGTGGAGACCTTCTATAAGCGCTTCTACTTCCGCCCCGGCAAGATCTGGGAAATCGTGCGCGAGATGCTGGGCAGCTGGGACATGATGAAGCGGCGCCTGCGCGAAGGCGTGGAGTTCTTCCGCTTCCTGCGCTCGCACGAGGCCTGA
- the ispH gene encoding 4-hydroxy-3-methylbut-2-enyl diphosphate reductase: protein MQVILAQPRGFCAGVVRAIEIVDRALVKHGAPVFVRHEIVHNKHVVEGLKDKGARFVEELDEVPTGAVTIFSAHGVSREVIADASQRQLHAIDATCPLVIKVHTQGRQYAASGRTVILIGHAGHPEVEGTMGQIPGKVILVQNEAEVAQLDLPADTPVAYVTQTTLSVDDTRNIIAALGRRFSNLVGPDTRDICYATQNRQSAVRDLCKLADVILVIGATNSSNSNRLREIGTESGVPSYLIAEGAELDPAWVRDANVVGITAGASAPEEMVEDVINALRRLGPVDVTTMAGREEHAEFRLPPELADVKPQSAPRKAGKEPAAVAAAPATANENIAG, encoded by the coding sequence ATGCAGGTGATTCTTGCTCAGCCCCGGGGCTTCTGCGCTGGCGTGGTGCGCGCGATCGAGATCGTCGACCGCGCCCTCGTCAAGCATGGCGCCCCGGTGTTCGTGCGGCATGAGATCGTGCACAACAAGCACGTCGTAGAGGGACTGAAGGACAAGGGGGCGCGCTTCGTCGAAGAACTGGACGAAGTCCCGACCGGCGCCGTGACGATCTTCAGCGCGCACGGGGTCTCGCGCGAGGTCATCGCCGATGCCAGCCAGCGCCAGTTGCATGCCATCGACGCCACCTGCCCGCTGGTGATCAAGGTCCATACCCAGGGCCGCCAGTACGCGGCCAGCGGCCGCACCGTGATCCTGATCGGCCATGCCGGCCACCCGGAAGTGGAAGGCACCATGGGCCAGATCCCGGGCAAGGTGATCCTGGTGCAGAACGAGGCCGAGGTCGCGCAGCTGGACCTGCCCGCCGACACCCCGGTCGCCTATGTCACGCAGACCACGCTGAGCGTGGACGACACCCGCAATATCATCGCCGCGCTCGGGCGCCGCTTCAGCAACCTGGTCGGTCCCGATACGCGCGATATCTGCTACGCCACGCAGAACCGCCAGAGCGCGGTGCGCGACCTGTGCAAGCTGGCCGACGTGATCCTGGTGATCGGCGCGACGAACAGCTCCAACTCCAACCGCCTGCGCGAGATCGGCACTGAAAGCGGCGTGCCCAGCTACCTGATCGCCGAAGGCGCCGAGCTGGACCCCGCCTGGGTGCGCGACGCCAACGTGGTGGGCATCACCGCCGGCGCCTCCGCCCCCGAGGAAATGGTCGAGGACGTGATCAACGCGCTGCGCCGGCTGGGCCCGGTGGATGTCACCACCATGGCCGGGCGCGAGGAACATGCCGAGTTCCGGCTGCCGCCCGAACTGGCCGACGTAAAGCCGCAATCGGCCCCGCGCAAGGCCGGCAAGGAACCCGCCGCAGTCGCGGCCGCACCGGCCACCGCCAACGAGAATATCGCCGGCTGA
- the hpnA gene encoding hopanoid-associated sugar epimerase — protein sequence MTKNDDVLVTGASGFLGSAVVRRALARGFRVRVLVRPQSPRANLAGLPVSVAEGDMRDAGAVAAALQGVRYLFHVAADYRLWAPDPEEIVRTNVDGTLAVMEAAQQAGVERVVYTSSVATLRVAGARAPVDETAALRPHEAIGAYKRSKVLAERVVEKLVAERGLPAVIVNPSTPIGPRDVRPTPTGRIIVEAATGKIPAFVDTGLNLAHVDDVAEGHFLALERGQAGERYILGGQDVMLQQMLRDIAQLCGRRPPTMQLPRWPLYPLAYGAEAAARFTGKEPFITVDGLNMSRYRMFFTSDKARKVLGYQPRPYQEGLRDALEWFRAQGYLDKR from the coding sequence ATGACGAAAAACGATGACGTGCTGGTGACAGGCGCCTCGGGCTTTCTGGGCTCGGCGGTGGTGCGCAGGGCGCTGGCACGCGGCTTCCGGGTGCGCGTGCTGGTGCGCCCGCAAAGCCCGCGCGCCAACTTGGCCGGGCTGCCGGTGAGCGTGGCGGAAGGCGACATGCGCGACGCCGGCGCGGTGGCTGCCGCGCTGCAGGGCGTGCGCTACCTGTTCCATGTGGCCGCCGACTACCGGCTGTGGGCGCCGGACCCCGAGGAGATCGTGCGCACTAACGTCGACGGCACCCTGGCCGTGATGGAGGCCGCGCAGCAGGCCGGCGTCGAGCGGGTGGTCTATACCAGCAGCGTGGCGACGCTGCGCGTGGCCGGCGCGCGGGCGCCGGTGGACGAGACCGCGGCGCTGCGCCCGCACGAGGCCATCGGCGCCTACAAGCGCAGCAAGGTGCTGGCCGAGCGCGTGGTCGAAAAACTGGTGGCCGAGCGCGGCCTGCCGGCGGTCATCGTCAACCCGTCCACTCCGATCGGCCCGCGCGACGTGCGGCCGACGCCGACCGGGCGCATCATCGTCGAGGCGGCCACGGGCAAGATCCCCGCCTTTGTCGATACCGGCCTGAACCTGGCGCATGTGGATGACGTGGCCGAAGGGCATTTCCTGGCGCTGGAACGCGGCCAGGCCGGCGAGCGCTACATCCTGGGCGGCCAGGACGTGATGCTGCAGCAGATGCTGCGTGACATCGCGCAGCTGTGCGGCCGGCGCCCGCCGACCATGCAGCTGCCGCGCTGGCCGCTGTACCCGCTGGCGTACGGGGCGGAGGCGGCGGCACGCTTTACCGGCAAGGAGCCGTTCATCACTGTAGATGGACTCAATATGTCCCGGTACCGGATGTTCTTTACATCAGACAAGGCGCGCAAGGTGCTGGGCTATCAGCCGCGGCCATACCAGGAGGGTTTGCGGGACGCGCTGGAGTGGTTCCGGGCGCAGGGGTATCTCGACAAGCGCTAA
- the hpnH gene encoding adenosyl-hopene transferase HpnH: MAIPLLQVARVGAYIVGKHLSRQKRYPLALMLEPLFRCNLACSGCGKIDYPDPILNQRLSVQECLEAVDECGAPVVSIAGGEPLLHKDMPQIVQGIIARRKFVYLCTNALLMEKKLDQYQPSPYFIWSVHLDGDREMHDRSVCQEGVYDRCVEAIRLAKQRGFRVNINCTLFNDAQPERVAKFFDSVKALGVDGITVSPGYAYERAPDQQHFLNRGKTRQLFRDILSRGRAGKNWAFSQSTLFLDFLAGNQTYHCTPWGNPARTVFGWQRPCYLVGEGYAATFRELMEETDWDAYGTGNYEKCADCMVHSGYEATAVADTFAHPLKALGVSLRGVRTSGPMAPDIALDRQRPAEYVFSRHVEIKLEEIQRAKPRANRPRPAEANAAATH; encoded by the coding sequence TTGGCTATTCCGCTACTGCAGGTCGCCCGCGTGGGCGCCTACATCGTCGGCAAGCATCTGTCGCGACAGAAGCGCTATCCGCTTGCCCTGATGCTGGAACCGCTGTTCCGCTGCAACCTGGCGTGCTCAGGCTGCGGCAAGATCGATTATCCGGATCCCATCCTGAACCAGCGCCTGTCGGTGCAGGAATGCCTGGAGGCGGTGGATGAATGCGGTGCCCCGGTGGTGTCCATCGCCGGCGGCGAGCCGCTGCTGCACAAGGACATGCCGCAGATCGTGCAAGGCATCATCGCGCGGCGCAAGTTCGTCTACCTGTGCACCAATGCGCTGCTGATGGAAAAGAAGCTGGACCAGTACCAGCCCAGCCCGTATTTCATCTGGTCGGTGCACCTGGACGGCGACCGCGAGATGCATGACCGCTCGGTGTGCCAGGAAGGCGTGTACGACCGCTGCGTCGAGGCAATCCGGCTGGCCAAGCAACGGGGTTTCCGCGTCAATATCAACTGCACGCTGTTCAACGATGCCCAGCCCGAGCGCGTGGCGAAGTTCTTCGACTCGGTCAAGGCGCTGGGCGTGGACGGCATCACCGTGTCGCCTGGCTATGCCTATGAACGCGCGCCGGACCAGCAGCACTTCCTGAACCGCGGCAAGACCCGCCAGCTGTTTCGCGACATCCTCAGCCGCGGCCGCGCCGGCAAGAACTGGGCCTTCAGCCAGTCGACGCTGTTCCTGGACTTCCTGGCCGGCAACCAGACCTACCACTGCACCCCGTGGGGCAACCCGGCGCGCACCGTATTCGGCTGGCAGCGTCCGTGCTACCTGGTGGGCGAGGGCTATGCCGCCACCTTCCGCGAGCTGATGGAAGAAACCGACTGGGACGCCTACGGCACCGGCAACTACGAGAAGTGCGCCGACTGCATGGTCCACAGCGGCTATGAGGCCACCGCCGTGGCCGACACCTTTGCCCATCCGCTCAAGGCGCTGGGCGTGAGCCTGCGCGGCGTGCGCACCAGCGGGCCGATGGCGCCCGATATTGCGCTGGACCGGCAGCGGCCGGCGGAATACGTGTTCTCGCGCCACGTCGAGATCAAGCTCGAGGAAATCCAGCGCGCGAAACCGCGCGCCAACCGGCCGCGGCCGGCCGAGGCCAACGCCGCGGCCACGCACTGA